The sequence GCATCGCCGCCGTTTTGCTGATCGGCATCGGCCTGGTGTGGGGCCTGGCCTTCGCGCCGCCGGACTATCAGCAAGGCAACAGCTTTCGCATCATCTACATCCACGTTCCTGCCGCGATGCTGGCCCAGTCCTGCTACGTGATGCTGGCGGTATGCGGCATCGTCGGCCTGGTGTGGAAGATGAAACTGGCTGACGTCGCCCTGCAATGCGCCGCGCCCATTGGTGCCTGGATGACGGCCGTGGCGCTGGCCACCGGTGCGATCTGGGGCAAGCCGACCTGGGGCTCGTGGTGGGTGTGGGATGCACGCCTCACGTCCATGTTGATCCTGCTGTTTCTGTACTTCGGCCTGATCGCACTGGGCAACGCCATCAGCAACCGCGACAGCGCCGCCAAGGCCTGCGCCGTGCTGGCCATCGTCGGTGTGATCAATATCCCGATCATCAAGTACTCGGTGGAGTGGTGGAACACCCTGCACCAGGGCGCGACGTTCACCCTCACCGAAAAGCCGGCCATGCCTGTGGAAATGTGGGCGCCGCTGCTATTGATGGTGCTGGGGTTCTACTGTTTCTTCGGCGCCGTGCTGCTGATGCGCATGCGCCTCGAAGTGCTCAAGCGTGAAGCCCGCGCCAGTTGGGTCAAGGCCGAAGTACACAACAGCCTGGGAGCCCGTGGATGAGTTTTGCTTCTTTCAGTGATTTTCTCGCCATGGGGCATCACGGCCTGTACGTCTGGACGGCCTATGGCATCTGCCTGGCGGTGCTGGCCCTTAACGTCGCCGCGCCGATCCTGGCCCGCAAGCGTTACCTGCAACAAGAGGCGCGTCGTCTGCGCCGGGAGACCGATAAGTGAATCCGCTGCGTAGAAAGCGTCTGTTAATCATCCTAGCCATTCTGGCCGGCGTCGGCATTGCCGTGACCCTGGCTTTGAGCGCCCTGCGGGAGAACATCAACCTGTTCTACACCCCGACCCAGATCGCCAACGGCGAAGCACCGCTGGACACGCGCATTCGCGCTGGCGGCATGGTGGAGAAGGGTTCACTGCAACGTTCCGGTGATTCCCTGGACGTCAAATTCGTGGTCACCGACTTCAATAAATCCGTGACCATCACTTATCGCGGCATCCTCCCGGACCTGTTCCGCGAAGGCCAGGGCATCGTCGCCTTGGGCAAGCTCAACGCCGACGGCGTGGTGGTGGCTGATGAAGTACTGGCCAAGCACGATGAAAAATACATGCCGCCAGAAGTGACCAAAGCGCTGAAAGACAGCGGTCAATCAGCCCCAACCCCTGCCAAGGAGGGCTAAGTGATGACGTCTGCACTGTTTATTCCTGAGTTGGGCCAACTGGCGATGATCCTCGCCCTGTGCTTCGCCGTGGTCCAGGCCATCGTCCCGCTGCTGGGCGCCTGGCGCGGTGACCGCCTGTGGATGAGCCTGGCCCAGCCGGCCGCCTGGGGGCAGTTCGCCTTTCTGGCGTTTGCTTTTGGTTGCCTGACCTATGCCTTCATGACCGACGACTTTTCCGTCGCCTATGTCGCCAACAACTCCAACAGCGCCTTGCCCTGGTACTACAAGTTCAGCGCCGTGTGGGGTGCCCACGAAGGTTCCCTGCTGCTGTGGGCCTTGATTCTCGGCGGCTGGACCTTCGCTGTATCGGTCTTCTCCCGGCAACTGCCGCAAGTGATGCTGGCGCGGGTGCTGGCAGTGATGGGCATGATCAGCATCGGCTTCCTGCTGTTCCTGATCATGACCTCCAACCCATTCACCCGCATCCTGCCGCAAATCCCGGCGGACGGGCACGACCTCAACCCGCTGCTGCAAGACATCGGCCTGATCGTCCATCCGCCGATGCTGTACATGGGTTACGTCGGTTTCTCGGTAGCCTTCGCCTTTGCCATCGCCGCCTTGCTTGGCGGGCGTCTTGATGCGGCCTGGGCACGCTGGTCGCGGCCGTGGACGATTGTTGCCTGGGCCTTTCTCGGTATCGGTATCACCTTGGGTTCGTGGTGGGCCTACTACGAACTTGGCTGGGGCGGCTGGTGGTTCTGGGACCCGGTGGAAAACGCCTCCTTCATGCCTTGGTTGGTGGGTACGGCGCTGATTCACTCGTTGGCGGTGACCGAGAAGCGCGGTGTGTTCAAGAGCTGGACGGTGTTATTGGCCATTGCTGCGTTCTCCCTGAGCCTGCTGGGTACCTTCCTGGTGCGCTCGGGCGTGCTGACGTCGGTGCACGCGTTTGCCTCCGACCCCGAGCGAGGCGTGTTCATCCTGATCTTCCTGCTGTTTGTGGTGGGCGGTTCGTTGACGCTGTTCGCCCTGCGCGCGCCGGTGGTCAAGAGTCATGTCGGCTTCAACCTGTGGTCCCGGGAAACCCTGCTGCTGGGCAATAACCTGGTGCTGGTGGTGGCTGCGTCGATGATCTTGCTGGGCACCCTGTATCCGCTGGTACTCGATGCCTTGACCGGCGCCAAGCTCTCCGTTGGGCCGCCGTATTTCAACGCGCTGTTCATCCCGCTGATGGGCTTGCTGATGGTGGTGATGGCGATCGGCATGCTGGTGCGTTGGAAAGACACACCGGTGAAATGGCTGGTGGGCATGCTGACGCCTGTATTGTTGGGCAGCGCCGCCCTGGCCGTGGTTGCCGGGATCGCTTACGGCGACTTCAACTGGGCCGTGCTGGCGACCTTCATGCTCGCCGCCTGGGTATTGCTGGCCGGCGTGCGCGACATCTTCGACAAGACCCGCCACAAAGGCCTGATCAAGGGCCTGCCGAGCCTGACTCGCAGCTACTGGGGTATGCAGGTGGCGCACCTCGGCATCGCCGTTTGCGCACTGGGCGTGGTGTTGTCCAGCCAGAACAGTGCCGAGCGCGACCTGCGCCTGGCCCCGGGCGAGTCCATGGACCTGGCCGGTTATCACTTCATTTTCGAGGGCGCCAAGCACTTCGAAGGGCCGAACTTCACATCGGACAAAGGTACCGTGCGCGTCGTGCGCAACGGCAAGGAAGTGGCCGTGCTGCACCCGGAAAAACGCCTGTACACCGTGCAAAGCTCGATGATGACTGAAGCGGGGATCGACGCCGGGTTTACCCGAGATTTGTACGTCGCCTTGGGCGAGCCGTTGGGTGATGGCGCCTGGGCCGTGCGGGTCCACGTCAAACCGTTCGTGCGCTGGATCTGGTTCGGCGGTTTGCTCACCGGTTTTGGTGGATTGCTGGCCGCGATGGACCGACGTTATCGGGTCAAGGTCAAGAGCCGGGTGCGTGAAGCCCTCGGCCTGCAAGGGGCAGCCGTATGAAGCGTTGGTTGATGATGTTGCCGCTGGCCCTGTTTTTGGTGGTGGCCGTGTTCTTGTATCGCGGTCTGTATCTGGACCCCGCCGAGCTGCCGTCAGCGATGATCGGCAAGCCGTTCCCGGCGTTTTCCCTGCCGACGGTGCAGGGCGACCGAACCCTGACCCAGGCCGATTTGCAGGGTAAGCCGGCACTGGTCAATGTCTGGGCCACCTGGTGCATTTCCTGCCGGGTCGAGCATCCGGTGCTGAACAAGCTGGCCGAGCAGGGCGTGGTGATCTACGGCATCAACTACAAGGACGACAATGCGTCGGCCTTGAAGTGGTTATCGGAATTCCACAACCCGTACCAGATGGATATCCGCGATGAGGACGGCAACCTCGGTCTCAACCTCGGTGTCTACGGTGCTCCGGAAACCTTCTTCATCGATGCCAAGGGTGTGATCCGCGACAAGTACGTAGGGGTGATCGACGAAGTGGTCTGGCGCGAGCAACTGGCCGCCAAGTATCAGGCGCTGGTCGACGAGGCCAAGCCATGAAGCGTTGGTTAGCCGCTGCGGTATTGGGCTTGAGCATGGCCGGCGTGGCTCACGCCGCCATCGACACCTATGAGTTCGCTAAAGACGGTGACCGCGAGCGTTTTCGCGAATTGACCAAGGAACTGCGCTGCCCCAAGTGCCAGAACCAGGACATCGCCGACTCCAACGCGCCGATTGCCGCCGATCTGCGCAAAGAGATTTTTCGCATGCTGGGCGAGGGCAAGGACAATCAGCAGATCATCGACTTCATGGTCGACCGCTACGGTGATTTCGTCCGCTACAAGCCGGCGCTCACCGGCAAGACCGCGCTGCTGTGGTTTGGCCCCGCGGGGTTGCTGTTGGGTGGCCTGGTGGTCATCGCCGTGATCATCCGCCGTCGTCGCGCCGCTCCGGCCGAAGGCTCGGACTCGCTTTCCGCCTCCGAGCGTCAACGCCTCGACCAACTGCTGGACAAAAACACTGATGATTGATTTCTGGCTCGCAGCAGGTCTGCTGCTTTTGGTTGCCTTGAGTTTCCTGTTGATCCCGGTTTTGCGCGGACGTCGTGCCCAACGTGAAGAAGATCGCACCGCGCTGAACGTAGCGTTGTACCAGGAACGCGTGGCGGAATTGCAAACCCAGCAGGACGAAGGCGTGCTTGATGCCGCGCAGCTGGATAGCGGTCGCGCTGAAGCGGCCCGTGAATTGCTGGCCGATACCGAGGGTGTGGAAAAACCTCGGGAATCACGCCTTGGCAAGCCGTTGCCATTGCTGGCCGCGATTCTCGTACCGGTGTTGGGTCTTGGTCTTTACCTGCATTACGGTGCCAGCGACAAGGTCGAGTTGACCCGCGAATTCTCCCAGCCACCGGTGTCCATGGAAGACATGACACGACGTCTGGAGCGGGCAGCAGCAGCGCAGCCGGATTCGCCGGAAGGCCTGTACTTCCTCGGTCGCGCCTACATGGCCCAGGACCGTTCGGCCGATGCCGCAAAAGTCTTCGAGCGCACGGTGGCATTGGCCGGTCGTCAGCCGGAGCTGCTGGGGCAGTGGGCTCAAGCACAGTACTTTGCCGACAACAAACAATGGTCGCCCAAGGTCCAGGCCTTGACCGATGAAGCGTTGAAGCAGGACCCGAAAGAAGTCACCAGCCTCGGGTTGCTGGGTATCGCGGCCTTTGAAGGCCAGCGTTATCAGGAGGCGATTGATTACTGGAACCGCCTGCTGGCGCAGTTGCCACCCCAAGACAACTCGCGTGCGGCACTGCAAGGCGGGATTGATCGGGCGGCGCAGAAGCTGAAAGAAAGCGGCGGTACTGTGGCGCCCGTTAAGGCACAAGCGCAAATGAAGGTCCGCGTTGACCTCTCAGCGGACATTAAAGCCAAGGCCTCGCCAAGCGACAGCGTGTTCATCTTTGCCCGCGCGGTAAACGGCCCGCCGGCGCCTTTGGCCGTCAAGCGTTTCACTGTGGCCGACCTGCCGGTCACCGTCGAACTGGGTGACGCTGATGCGATGATGCCGCAGTTGAAACTGTCCAACTTTCCCGAAGTCCAACTGGTTGCGCGCATATCCCGGGCCGGTCAACCGACCGCTGGCGAGTGGATCGGCCGCAGCCAACCCTTGGCCAGCAGCACCACGGCCTTGCAGCAACTGACCATCGACAGCCCGGATAAATAACGTGAGGAAGTGCCCATGACCGCCATCGCTCGTATCACCCTGCTTAGCCTGGTTCTGGGCTTGAGTGCTTGTGCGGTTCATCGGCCTTCGGCGCCTACCGGCCCAACTATTCCACCGTCCGGGCCGTCAACCCATCCGAGTACTAAACCGTCCGGGCCGGTGACCGCACCGCCCAAGGCGCCACCGAGCACCTCCGCCACCTTCGCCCCGCCGCCTGGGGCTGCCAGCCATTGGGATGGGAAGATGCAGGTGTATGTGCTGGAGGAGCAGCCGGACACGTTTTACCGCCAGCGCACGTACTACCGCTGGAGCAACGGCTGGAGTCGTTCCATCAGCCCTAATGGGCCTTGGGAAGAGACCGATATCCACGGCGTACCGCCGGGGTTGAGCAAGCAGTACGCGCAATGACAAAAGGCGACCATCGGGTCGCCTTTTTTGTGCCTGTTTGGAATGTATTCTGAAGAGGGGCAAACACCTTGTGGCGAGGGGGCAAGCCCCTCGCCACAGGAACTCATTCCCACTCGGTAATCAGGCTGCCGGATACTCTCTGTTCAGCGCCGCATCCACCAACAACTGTGCCATCTCGATCAACTGCACCACTGCCAGTACTTGCTTGCGGCTGGAGCCTTCAAGATGTCCGGTGCAGTCGTACGCGCTGACCGCCGCCGACTCAAGAATCTCGCTGGCATTGCTCAACGCTTCCTCGGTGCTGAGGCCGGTACGTACGGTGAAGAGTTTTTCTGACGCAGGGGAGGCGGGTTGTGAGTGCAGTTCGTAATGCTTGAAGGCGCGCTGGGCGGCGTCGTGGAGTTTGCTGTCGTTCAAGGAGTAGGGCGGTGGGTTCGGGGTCACTTTTTTCATGGTGAAGCTCCTCTATGAGTAAGCACCTCCATCTCGCTACCACACGATGTAAGGAGGCGACTGTACACGGGGTGGTAGACCGGTCATAGAAACCCGGCAGGCCGAAGCCTCCCATGCACAGCCGCCACAAAGCAGCCCGCACGAAAAAACGCCCTTGAGCGTTTTGGGGTCTATGAAAGAACCGGGCTACCACACCCGTTCGCTGATTTTGCAGCGACTCGCGAAGGTTCGCGGTGAGATCGACCGCAAGCAACCCTAAATCTGTGTGGGAACGGTCCCTCGGCCAGTTCCAACCTTTCACAAAACCTTAACCAAACCGTTTCACTCCCGTCATGTGCAAGTCATAGGCCTGACACCTCCCGCGCCTACTGTCGTTTGAACTCAAATACAGCCACGGATGGCTGTTCAACCAGACAGAGAAGCCCATGACTCCAGCTATCCATGTCGATCATCTGAACAAGACCTTTGCCAAGAAGTCCGCACTGGTCGACCTCGAACTCACCATTGCATCCGGTGAGATGGTCGCGCTGATTGGCGCTTCCGGCTCCGGCAAGTCCACCTTGTTGCGTCACCTCGCGGGCCTGGCCTGTTGCGACAAGGGCAACGGCGGCAGGGTCAAGGTGCTGGGCCGGGAAGTACAGGCCAGCGGGCGGTTGAATGGCAAGGTGCGGCGGTTGCGGGCGGATATCGGCTACATCTTCCAACAGTTCAACCTGGTTAATCGCCTGAGTGTGATCGACAACGTACTGCTCGGTTGCCTGGGCCGCATGCCGCGCTGGCGTGGCAACCTCGGCTTGTTCAATGCCGAGGAAAAACAGTTCGCCATGGAGTCCCTGGCCCGTGTTGGTCTCGCCGACCTGGCTGCACAGCGCGCCTCGACGTTGTCCGGCGGCCAGCAGCAGCGGGTGGCGATTGCCCGGGCACTGACCCAGCGTGCCGAAGTCATCCTCGCCGACGAGCCCATCGCCTCCCTCGACCCGGAGTCGGCGCGCAAGGTCATGGAGATCCTCGCCGACATCAACGGCCGCGACGGCAAGACCGTGGTCGTCACCCTGCATCAAGTCGACTACGCCATGCGTTATTGCCCGCGAGCCGTGGCGCTCAAAGGTGGGCGGATTCATTTCGATGGCCAGGCCACGGAGATGAGCAGCCAGTTCCTCAATGATTTGTACGGTGCCGACGTCGACACCAGCCTGATGTTTTCCGACCAGACCCGCCGTACCGAGCCCCCCACTCGGCTGGCCCTGGCGCGCGCTTGAAACCTCTCCCACGACCCACAGGAATCCATTCCATGTTGAACCGTATTGGTCACGTGTTTCTGTCTGCCGTCCTGTTGGCCAGTTGCGTTTTGGGCAACGCCCAGGCCGCCGACAAGGCCATCAACTTCGGCATCATGTCCACCGAGTCTTCGCAGAACCTCAAGAGCATCTGGCAGCCGTTTCTGGATGACATGCACAAGAAAACCGGCCTGACCATCAACGCCACCTTCGCCTCCGACTATGCCGGTTTGATCCAGGGCATGCGCTTCAACAAGGTCGACGTGGCTTGGCTGGGTAACAAGGCTGCCATGGAGGCAGTGGACCGTTCCAACGGTGAGATCTTCGCCCAGACCGCCGCTGCCAATGGTGCCGCCGGTTACTGGAGCGTGTTGATCGTGCGCAAGGACAGCCCGATCAACAACGTCGAAGACATGCTCAAGAACGCCAAGAACCTGACCTTCGGCAACGGTGATCCGAACTCCACTTCGGGCTACCTCGTGCCGGGCTACTACGTGTTCGCCAAGAACCACGTCGATGCTGCCACCGCGTTCAAACGCACGCTCAACTCCAGCCATGAAGTCAATGCGTTGAGCGTGGCGAAAGGGCAGTTGGACGTCGCCACGTTCAACACCGAAAGCTGGGACCGCCTGGAAGTCACCCAGCCGGACAAAGCCGCTCTGCTCAAGGTGATCTGGAAGTCGCCGCTGATCCCCGCCGACCCAATGGTCTGGAGCAAGGCCCTGAGTGACAGCGAGAAAACCAAGATCCGCGATTTCTTCGCCAACTACGGTGACACCGACGAAGAGAAGGCGGTGCTGAAGAACATGCAACTGGGCAAATTCCTCAAGTCCA is a genomic window of Pseudomonas sp. ADAK18 containing:
- a CDS encoding heme lyase CcmF/NrfE family subunit; this translates as MTSALFIPELGQLAMILALCFAVVQAIVPLLGAWRGDRLWMSLAQPAAWGQFAFLAFAFGCLTYAFMTDDFSVAYVANNSNSALPWYYKFSAVWGAHEGSLLLWALILGGWTFAVSVFSRQLPQVMLARVLAVMGMISIGFLLFLIMTSNPFTRILPQIPADGHDLNPLLQDIGLIVHPPMLYMGYVGFSVAFAFAIAALLGGRLDAAWARWSRPWTIVAWAFLGIGITLGSWWAYYELGWGGWWFWDPVENASFMPWLVGTALIHSLAVTEKRGVFKSWTVLLAIAAFSLSLLGTFLVRSGVLTSVHAFASDPERGVFILIFLLFVVGGSLTLFALRAPVVKSHVGFNLWSRETLLLGNNLVLVVAASMILLGTLYPLVLDALTGAKLSVGPPYFNALFIPLMGLLMVVMAIGMLVRWKDTPVKWLVGMLTPVLLGSAALAVVAGIAYGDFNWAVLATFMLAAWVLLAGVRDIFDKTRHKGLIKGLPSLTRSYWGMQVAHLGIAVCALGVVLSSQNSAERDLRLAPGESMDLAGYHFIFEGAKHFEGPNFTSDKGTVRVVRNGKEVAVLHPEKRLYTVQSSMMTEAGIDAGFTRDLYVALGEPLGDGAWAVRVHVKPFVRWIWFGGLLTGFGGLLAAMDRRYRVKVKSRVREALGLQGAAV
- the ccmI gene encoding c-type cytochrome biogenesis protein CcmI produces the protein MIDFWLAAGLLLLVALSFLLIPVLRGRRAQREEDRTALNVALYQERVAELQTQQDEGVLDAAQLDSGRAEAARELLADTEGVEKPRESRLGKPLPLLAAILVPVLGLGLYLHYGASDKVELTREFSQPPVSMEDMTRRLERAAAAQPDSPEGLYFLGRAYMAQDRSADAAKVFERTVALAGRQPELLGQWAQAQYFADNKQWSPKVQALTDEALKQDPKEVTSLGLLGIAAFEGQRYQEAIDYWNRLLAQLPPQDNSRAALQGGIDRAAQKLKESGGTVAPVKAQAQMKVRVDLSADIKAKASPSDSVFIFARAVNGPPAPLAVKRFTVADLPVTVELGDADAMMPQLKLSNFPEVQLVARISRAGQPTAGEWIGRSQPLASSTTALQQLTIDSPDK
- a CDS encoding cytochrome c-type biogenesis protein, whose translation is MKRWLAAAVLGLSMAGVAHAAIDTYEFAKDGDRERFRELTKELRCPKCQNQDIADSNAPIAADLRKEIFRMLGEGKDNQQIIDFMVDRYGDFVRYKPALTGKTALLWFGPAGLLLGGLVVIAVIIRRRRAAPAEGSDSLSASERQRLDQLLDKNTDD
- the ccmE gene encoding cytochrome c maturation protein CcmE, with the protein product MNPLRRKRLLIILAILAGVGIAVTLALSALRENINLFYTPTQIANGEAPLDTRIRAGGMVEKGSLQRSGDSLDVKFVVTDFNKSVTITYRGILPDLFREGQGIVALGKLNADGVVVADEVLAKHDEKYMPPEVTKALKDSGQSAPTPAKEG
- the ccmD gene encoding heme exporter protein CcmD is translated as MSFASFSDFLAMGHHGLYVWTAYGICLAVLALNVAAPILARKRYLQQEARRLRRETDK
- a CDS encoding DUF3077 domain-containing protein gives rise to the protein MKKVTPNPPPYSLNDSKLHDAAQRAFKHYELHSQPASPASEKLFTVRTGLSTEEALSNASEILESAAVSAYDCTGHLEGSSRKQVLAVVQLIEMAQLLVDAALNREYPAA
- the phnC gene encoding phosphonate ABC transporter ATP-binding protein, producing the protein MTPAIHVDHLNKTFAKKSALVDLELTIASGEMVALIGASGSGKSTLLRHLAGLACCDKGNGGRVKVLGREVQASGRLNGKVRRLRADIGYIFQQFNLVNRLSVIDNVLLGCLGRMPRWRGNLGLFNAEEKQFAMESLARVGLADLAAQRASTLSGGQQQRVAIARALTQRAEVILADEPIASLDPESARKVMEILADINGRDGKTVVVTLHQVDYAMRYCPRAVALKGGRIHFDGQATEMSSQFLNDLYGADVDTSLMFSDQTRRTEPPTRLALARA
- a CDS encoding heme ABC transporter permease, giving the protein MNWTWFHKLGSPKWFYGISGKLLPWLSIAAVLLIGIGLVWGLAFAPPDYQQGNSFRIIYIHVPAAMLAQSCYVMLAVCGIVGLVWKMKLADVALQCAAPIGAWMTAVALATGAIWGKPTWGSWWVWDARLTSMLILLFLYFGLIALGNAISNRDSAAKACAVLAIVGVINIPIIKYSVEWWNTLHQGATFTLTEKPAMPVEMWAPLLLMVLGFYCFFGAVLLMRMRLEVLKREARASWVKAEVHNSLGARG
- the phnD gene encoding phosphonate ABC transporter substrate-binding protein, which translates into the protein MLNRIGHVFLSAVLLASCVLGNAQAADKAINFGIMSTESSQNLKSIWQPFLDDMHKKTGLTINATFASDYAGLIQGMRFNKVDVAWLGNKAAMEAVDRSNGEIFAQTAAANGAAGYWSVLIVRKDSPINNVEDMLKNAKNLTFGNGDPNSTSGYLVPGYYVFAKNHVDAATAFKRTLNSSHEVNALSVAKGQLDVATFNTESWDRLEVTQPDKAALLKVIWKSPLIPADPMVWSKALSDSEKTKIRDFFANYGDTDEEKAVLKNMQLGKFLKSSDDQLLPIRQLELFKQRTTISADSKLETADKAKKLADIDADLAKLQQRITELDKKTAANG
- a CDS encoding DsbE family thiol:disulfide interchange protein, with protein sequence MKRWLMMLPLALFLVVAVFLYRGLYLDPAELPSAMIGKPFPAFSLPTVQGDRTLTQADLQGKPALVNVWATWCISCRVEHPVLNKLAEQGVVIYGINYKDDNASALKWLSEFHNPYQMDIRDEDGNLGLNLGVYGAPETFFIDAKGVIRDKYVGVIDEVVWREQLAAKYQALVDEAKP